The following nucleotide sequence is from Pseudonocardia sp. C8.
TGGACCGCCGAGCTGGGCCTGCCCGGCCTGGTCGACGTGCACGTGCACTTCCTGCCCGACCGCATGCTGCGCAAGGTCTGGGCCTACTTCGACGCCGCCGAGACGCACTACGGCGTGGCCTGGCCGGTGCAGTACAAGCTGCCGCAGCACGAGCGGTACGCGCGCCTCGAGGAGCTCGGCGTGCTGCGGTTCGCCCCGCTCACCTACCCGCACAAGCCGGGGATGGGGGAGTGGCTGACCGGCTGGGCCGGCGAGTTCGCCGCGGAGCACCCGCGCGCCGTGCGCACCGCGACGCTCTACCCGGAGCCGTCGGTGACCGGCTACCTCGGCCGGGCCGTCGACGACGGTGCCCGCGTGGTCAAGGTGCACGTCCAGGTCGGCGCGTTCGACCCGCGCGACCCGCTGCTGCACGACGCCTGGGGGCTGCTGGCCGAGGCCGAGGTCCCGGCCGTCGTGCACTGCGGGGACGGGCCGATCCGCGGCGCCCACACCGGACTGGGGATCTTCGCCGAGGTCCTCGAGGCCCACCCGACGCTGCCCGTCGTGCTGGCGCACGCCGGCATGCCGGACTTCCGCGGCGCGGTCGAGCTCCTCGAACGGTTCCCGAACGTCGTGCTGGACACCACCATGGTCGGCACCGCGTTCAGCGAGCGGATCGCGCCCCTGCCCGCGGACTGGCCGGCCCGGCTCGCGGAGTTCCCCGGCCGCGTCGTGCTCGGCACCGACTTCCCGAACATCCCCTACCCGTACGCCGAGCAGCTGGCCGCGATCCACGGCTGGGCGGCGGCCGAGCCGCGCCTCGGCCGGGAGTTCCTCCGCTCGGTGCTGTACGACGCCCCGGCCCGGCTGCTCGGGGTCCGCGACCAGCTCCCCGCCTGACCCCGCCCGTCCGACCTCGAGGAGGCAGCGTCCGTGGCCCACCCCCCGAACGACCCGGCCGAGCCGGTCGACATCGCGCTCTACGGCGCGACCGGATTCGTCGGCACGCTCACCGCCCGGCACCTCGCCGAGCACGCCCCGCCCGGCGTCCGGATCGCCCTCGCCGGCCGGTCCGCGGACAAGCTCGCCGCCACCCGTGCCACCCTGCCCGAACGGGCCCGGGACTGGCCGCTGATCGTCGCCGATGCGTCCGACCGGGCCGCGACCGACCAGCTGGCCGGCGCCGCCCGCGTCGTCCTGACCACGGTCGGGCCGTACGCGCGGTACGGGCGGCACCTCGTCGAGTCCTGCGCCCGGGCGGGCACCCACTACGCCGACCTCACCGGCGAGGTGCTGTTCGTGCGGGACGCGATCGACCGCTGCCACGGCGTCGCCGAGTCGACCGGCGCCCGGATCGTGCACTCGTGCGGCTACGACTCGATCCCGTCGGACCTCGGGGTGTGGCTGGCGCACACCGCAGCCGCGGCCGACGACGCCGGCGGGCTCACCGAGGTCCGGACCGTCGCGACGTTCCGGGGTGGTGTCTCCGGCGGCACGATCGACTCGATGCGCGGGCAGATCGACGCGGTCCGGACCGACCCGGCGGCCCGCCGGCAGGCGTTCGACCCGCACGCGCTGAGCCCGGACCGCGCGGGCGAGCCGACGCCGTCCCAGCCGCCGGACGCCGGGCCGCCCGCCCGGCTCGAGGACGGGACCTGGACGGCGCCGTTCGTGATGGCGTCCTACAACACCCGGATCGTGCGCCGCTCGAACGCGCTGCTCGGCCACGCCTACGGTGCCGGCCTGCGGTACGGGGAGGTGCAGGGATGCGGGTCCGGCCCGGCCGGTGCCGCCGCCGCGGCCGCCGTCACCGGCGGGCTCGGCGCCCTGGTCGGCGCGTTCACGCTGCCGCTGGTCCGGCCGCTGCTCGACCGGGTGCTGCCCGCGCCGGGGGCCGGACCGTCGGAGCGGACCCGGGCGAACGGGTGGTTCCGGATGGACGTCCACGCGGCCACCGGGTCCGGGCGCCGTTACCGGGCCCGCGTGTCCGGCCCGGGCGACCCCGGGTACGCGGCCACCGCCGTCATGCTGGGGGAGAGCGGGCTGGCGCTCGCGCTGGGCGGGACGGCCCTGCCGGACCGGGCGGGCTCGCTGACCCCGGCGACGGCGATGGGTGAGGTCCTGGTCGACCGGCTGCGGGCGGCGGGCCACACCTACGACGTGACGGCCGTCGCACGCTCCGGGGAACCGGGATGAACCGGGCGCCCCGGTGGCGTTATGCTGGTCGTCCGCGCGGGAACGCCCGTGTGGAGCACAGGTGAAGGACGGCCTGACCAGGGGGTGAACGGTTTCGACTCCGATCGCCGATCGAGGGGAAGCGTGCCGAGGAAGGCGACGATGATCTCGGAAACCATGCGTCGCAAAAAAATAAGTGCCGACAACAGTCGCACTGCCCCGCAGAGCGCCTACGCGCTCGCTGCCTGATAACAGGTAGGGGCTGTCGGGCCGGAGGCGTCCCCGCTCCGGTTCCCGGCATCAGCTAGGGGACTCACCCTGCGGTTCGGCCGCGGAAGCGCAGGGGACATCGCACAGCGGCTGGGATCGTCACACCGGCTTGTTCGCGTGACCGGTGGATCCGAGCAGAGGCAGAGCGGACTGCGCACGGAGAAGCCCTCGTGAGTCGACGGAGGACCCGGGTTCGATTCCCGGCACCTCCACCACCTCGCACCGACGGCCCCGCCCATCCGGGCGGGGCCGTCGTCGTGTCCGGGCTGCGTGTCCGGGGCTGCTACCCGACGCTCACCCCGATGAGCATCCCGACCAGGTAGGTGGCCCCGGCCGCGAGCGCGCCGAACGCGAGCTGGCGCAGCGCGGCGCCCCACCAGGTCCGCACGGTGAACCGGGAGGTCGCCGCGCCCGCGAGGAGCAGGCCGAGCCCGCCGACGGCCAGGCCGAGCGGCAGCGACGAGAAGCCGAGCAGGAACGTCACGAGCGGCACGATCCCGCCGACGGCGAACGCCGCGAACGACGACACGGCCGCGGTCCACGGCGACGGCCGGTCGTCCAGGCTCACGCCGAGCTCCTGGCTCAGATGCACCCGCAGCGCCACGTCCGGGTGCGCGTGCAGCTCCCGGGCCACGGCCTCGGCGGTCGGGGCGGTCAGTCCCATCGCGCGGTAGCGGCGGGCCAGCTCCGCCTGCTCGGCGCGCGGGTGGATCGTCAGCTCGTGGCGCTCCAGGGCGGCCTCGGCGTCGACGGCGTCGTTCTGGGTGCCGACCGAGGCGAACTCGCCCAGCGCCATCGAGAACGCCCCCGCGACGACGCCGGCCAGGCCGGTCAGCACGATCATCTCGCGGTCCGCCCCGCCGCCGCCGACCCCCGCGATGAGCGCGATGGTCGTGACCAGGCCGTCCATCGCGCCGAACGTGGCCGCCCGCAGCCAGCCGCCGGACACGTCGTGGTGCTGGTGGTCGTCGGCGTGCGCGGCGAGCTCCGCGTCCGTCTCCGGATCGTTCACACGAGCCACGATAGGCCGGTGACCAGCACGGACCCAGCCAGCGCAGGCTGGGCTCGGCCCCGCTGAGCCGATCCTGGCCCGGCCGGCCGGGTGACCCGACCGGGTCGTCGATGCACGTCCTAGGCTTTCCCCTCGTGACGCGTACCCGCCTGACGGACCTCGCGGGTACCGCCGTGCGGATCGCGCTGGCCGCCGTCTGGCTGGTGTCGGGCGGGGTCAAGGTGGCGGACCAGATCGGGTCCGCGGTCGCCGTCGACGCCTACCAGGTGCTGCCCGCCGCCGCGGTCCCGCTGGTGGCATCGGTGCTGCCGCTGCTGGAGCTGGCGCTGGGCGCGTTGCTCCTGGTCGGGGCCGGGACCCGGCTGGCCGCCGTGGTCAGCGCGCTGCTCCTGGTGGGGTTCGTCGCCGGGCTGCTCCAGGCGTGGGCGCGCGGGCTGTCGATCGACTGCGGGTGCTTCGGTGGCGGGGGACCGGTCCCGCCGGGCGAGGAACGGTACCCGCTCGTCCTGCTGCGCGATCTCGGCTTCCTGGCGCTCGCGCTGTGGCTGTCGGTGCGGCCGCGCACGCTGCTGGCCGTCGACCGGATCGGGGACGCGCCTGCCGAACACGACGACGTCCGGCACCAGCCGGCGGAGGGGACCCGGTGATGGGACGCAGCGAACGGGAGCGGCGCCAGGCCGCCCAGGCCAGGCTCCAGGCGGCCGGGATCACCCCGCCGCGGAGGTCGGGTGCGCGGCGCGGGCTGGCGATCGCCGGGATCGTGCTGGCCGCCGCGCTCGCCGTGGGCGCCTACCTGGCCTGGCAGAACTACAGCGCCCCGGTCGAGCCGGCCTACGCCGTCGCCCGCGACGGTGTCGTCGTCACCGCCGGGAACCCGGCCGCACCGGTCACCGTCGACGTCTACGAGGACTACCTCTGCCCGGCCTGCAAGCAGTTCGAGCGGATCTACGGCGACGAGATCACGGCCGCGCTCAACGACGGCAAGGTGAAGGTCAACTACCACCACATCGCGATCCTCGACGACCGGTCGAACCCGCCCGGCTACTCGACGCGCGCCGGCAACGCGGCGCTCTGCGCGGCCGACGCGGGGATCTTCCCCGCGTTCCACGCCCGGCTCTACACCGACCAGCCGGGCGAGGGTGCCGGGCGGACCGTCGAGGAGCTGACCGCGTGGGGCACCGAGCTCGGGGCGACCGGGGACTTCGCGGGCTGCGTCGCCCGCCAGGAGAACACCCGGGGGATCGCCGACGCGACGGCCGCGGCCGCGGCGGACCCGGCCGCCGCACCCGGTGGGCGGTTCGGCACCCCGACCGTGCTCGTGAACCGCACCAAGATCGACGTCAACGACTCGGCCTGGCTGTCGAAGGCGGCCGGCTGACCGGCGCGACGGTGACCCGGGGCAGGAACCACTGGATCAGCGGCCCCACGCCGAGCGCGTAGGCCACCGTCATGACCCCGAAGGTGCCGCCGAGCAGCCAGCCGGTGAGCACCACCGTCACCTCGATCGCGGTCCGGACCGCGCGCACCGACCAGCCGGTGCGGGCCGCGAGCCCGGTCATCAGGCCGTCCCGCGGACCGGGGCCGAGGCCGACGCCGATGTAGGCCGCGGTCGCCGCCGCGTTGAGCACGATGCCGGCGGCGGCGAGCGCGACCCGGGCCGCGAGCGCGTCGACCTCCGGCAGGACCGCCAGGGCGAGATCCACCGTCAGCCCGATGACGACGACGTTCGCCACCGTCCCGATGCCGGGGCGCTCGCGCAGCGGGACCCACAGCAGCAGCACGACGGCGGCGACGAGCATCGTCAGCGCGCCGATCGACAGGCCGGTGTGCACGGCCAGCCCCTGGTGCAGCACGTCCCACGGCATCGAGCCCAGGCCGGCGCGCATGATCGCCGCCATGGAGAACGCGTAGGCCACCAGGCCGAGCAGGAGCTGGGTGAGCCGCCGGCCACGTCGCGGCATGCCGGTCAGCGACCAGCGGGAGAGCGTCATGGAATGGCATGCTTCCCGAGGAACCGGCCCGATGTCATCGGGCCAATCCTGCAGAAGTGGACTGATCATGACCGGTATCGGAGCGCCCCGGCTGGCCGCGCTGTGCGGTGACGTCCGGGGCGGGCGCGGCCCGGCCTACCGCACGCTGTCCGACGCGATCCGGGTGCTCGTGGGTGACGGCAGGCTGCCGTCGGGCACCCGGCTGCCGGCCGAGCGGGCGCTGGCGGCCGAGCTGCGGATCAGCCGGGTCACCGTCACCCACGCCTACCGCGACCTGCGCGACGGCGGCTGGGCCGAGGCCCGGCAGGGCGCCGGGACCTGGGTGCGGCTCCCGGCGGGCCAGGGCGGGGTGGACGGGGTGTGGGCGCCCGGGCCGGCGCGGGGCGGGGTGATCGACCTCGCGCACGCCGCGCCGGCGGCCCCGGACGCGATGTCCCGGCTCGTCCGCCGGGCCACCGACCGGCTCGACGCCGAGCTCGCCGGTCACGGCTACGGCCCGGGCGGCCTGCCCGCGCTGCGCGAGCGCATCGCCGACCGGTTCACCGCCCGGGGCCTCCCGACCGCACCGGACCGGATCGTCGTCACCGGCGGGGCGCTGCACGCCATCCATCTCGCGGTCGCCGAGCTGGCCGGGGCCGGGGACCGGGTGCTCGTGGAGCACCCCACCTACCCGGCCGCGCTGGACCTGCTCGCCGACGCGGGTGCCCGTCCGGTCCCGGTGGCGGTGGGCGCCGAGCCGGCGGAGACCGCGCTGCCGCGGGCGGCCCGGCAGACGGCGGCGCGGGCGGCGTACCTCATGGCCGACTTCCAGAACCCGACCGGCCGGTTCCTCGACGACGGCGCCCGCGCCCGGCTGCTGGACCGGCTGGCCCGTCACGGCACGGTCGCCGTCGTCGACGAGACGTTCGCCGAGCTGGCACTGGGCGGGGCCGGCCGGCAGGTGCTGCCGTGCGCGGCGCACGCCCCGGCCGACGACGGCGTCGTCACCGTCGGCGGGCTCAGCAAGATCGCCTGGGGTGGGCTGCGGGTGGGCTGGATCCGGGCCGCCCGGGATCCCGCGGCCCGGATGCGACGGCGGCTGGCCCGTTCCCAGATCGCGCCGCCGGTGCTGGAGCAGCTGGTGGCCGTCGAGGTGCTGGACGCGATCGAGGAGATCCGCGCCGAGCGGACCGGGCGGCTGCGTGCCCGGCGCGATCACCTGGCCGCGGAGCTGGCCGCCGTCCTGCCGGAGTGGCGGTGCACCGTCCCGGACGGCGGGCTGGCCCTGTGGTGCGACCTCGGCGCGCCGGTGTCCACCGCGCTGGCCGCCCTCGCCCCGCGGCACGGCCTGGTCCTCGCGCCGGGCCCGCGGTTCGGGGCCGGGCACGCGTTCGACGACCGGCTGCGGGTCCCGTTCACCCATCCCGAGCCGGTGCTCACCGACGCCGTGCGGCGGCTGCGCCGGGCCGCGGACGACGTGGCCGGGTCCGCGGAGGTCGCGGACCCGGCCCGGGCCGAGGTCGTGGTGTAGCGCCGGTTACAGGACCAGGTCGAGCAGCAGCACCAGCACCAGGCCGCTCACCGAGATCAGCGTCTCCATGATCGACCAGGTCTTGATGTTCTGCCCCACCGTCAGCCCGAAGTACTCCTTGACCAGCCAGAACCCGGCGTCGTTGACGTGCGAGAAGAACAGCGAGCCGGCGCCGATGGCGAGCACCAGCAGCGAGGTCTGGGCCGGGTCCAGGGTCGGCAGCAGCGGGACCAGGATGCCGGCGGCGGTCACCGTCGCCACGGTCGCCGAGCCGGTCGCGAGCCGGATCGCGACCGCGACCAGCCAGCCCAGCAGCAGCGCGGAGATGCCGGCCCCGGTGGCCCAGCCCGCGATCATCGCGCCGATCCCGGTGTCGACGAGGGTCTGCTTGAACCCGCCGCCCGCGGCGACGATCAGCACGATGCCGGCGATCGCGGGCAGCGAGGCCTCGACCGAGCCCATGACCGTCCGGCGGGTCATCCCCGAGCCGATGCCCAGGGTGAACACCGCGACCAGCACCGACAGCAGCAGCGCGATCAGCGGGGTGCCGGCGAAGTCCAGCACGGTGTGCGCCGGGTGGCCCTCGGCGAACGCGATGTCGCCGATCGCCTTGCCCATCATCAGCACGACCGGCAGCAGCACGGTGAACAGGGTCGCCGCGAACCCGGGACGGCGGGTGGCGCCCTCCGGCTCGGGGGCGTCGTCCGTGGCCGTGCCACCGCCTCCACCGCCGGAGCCTGCCCCGGCGGCGACCTTCGTCTCGAACAGCGCGGGCGGGGCCACGTTCACCCAGCGGGCCGCGACCTTCGCGAACACCGGGCCGGACAGCACGACCACCGGGATCGAGACCAGCACACCCAGCATCAGCGTGATGCCCAGGTCGGCACCGAGGATGCCGATCGCGGCGAGCGGGCCGGGGTGCGGCGGAACGAGGCCGTGCATGGCGGACAGGCCGGCGAGCGCCGGGATGCCGACGGCGACCAGCGACATCTGGGCCCGGCGCGCCACCAGGA
It contains:
- a CDS encoding PLP-dependent aminotransferase family protein; its protein translation is MTGIGAPRLAALCGDVRGGRGPAYRTLSDAIRVLVGDGRLPSGTRLPAERALAAELRISRVTVTHAYRDLRDGGWAEARQGAGTWVRLPAGQGGVDGVWAPGPARGGVIDLAHAAPAAPDAMSRLVRRATDRLDAELAGHGYGPGGLPALRERIADRFTARGLPTAPDRIVVTGGALHAIHLAVAELAGAGDRVLVEHPTYPAALDLLADAGARPVPVAVGAEPAETALPRAARQTAARAAYLMADFQNPTGRFLDDGARARLLDRLARHGTVAVVDETFAELALGGAGRQVLPCAAHAPADDGVVTVGGLSKIAWGGLRVGWIRAARDPAARMRRRLARSQIAPPVLEQLVAVEVLDAIEEIRAERTGRLRARRDHLAAELAAVLPEWRCTVPDGGLALWCDLGAPVSTALAALAPRHGLVLAPGPRFGAGHAFDDRLRVPFTHPEPVLTDAVRRLRRAADDVAGSAEVADPARAEVVV
- a CDS encoding saccharopine dehydrogenase NADP-binding domain-containing protein, with amino-acid sequence MAHPPNDPAEPVDIALYGATGFVGTLTARHLAEHAPPGVRIALAGRSADKLAATRATLPERARDWPLIVADASDRAATDQLAGAARVVLTTVGPYARYGRHLVESCARAGTHYADLTGEVLFVRDAIDRCHGVAESTGARIVHSCGYDSIPSDLGVWLAHTAAAADDAGGLTEVRTVATFRGGVSGGTIDSMRGQIDAVRTDPAARRQAFDPHALSPDRAGEPTPSQPPDAGPPARLEDGTWTAPFVMASYNTRIVRRSNALLGHAYGAGLRYGEVQGCGSGPAGAAAAAAVTGGLGALVGAFTLPLVRPLLDRVLPAPGAGPSERTRANGWFRMDVHAATGSGRRYRARVSGPGDPGYAATAVMLGESGLALALGGTALPDRAGSLTPATAMGEVLVDRLRAAGHTYDVTAVARSGEPG
- a CDS encoding YitT family protein, whose protein sequence is MTLSRWSLTGMPRRGRRLTQLLLGLVAYAFSMAAIMRAGLGSMPWDVLHQGLAVHTGLSIGALTMLVAAVVLLLWVPLRERPGIGTVANVVVIGLTVDLALAVLPEVDALAARVALAAAGIVLNAAATAAYIGVGLGPGPRDGLMTGLAARTGWSVRAVRTAIEVTVVLTGWLLGGTFGVMTVAYALGVGPLIQWFLPRVTVAPVSRPPSTARPSR
- a CDS encoding thioredoxin domain-containing protein is translated as MGRSERERRQAAQARLQAAGITPPRRSGARRGLAIAGIVLAAALAVGAYLAWQNYSAPVEPAYAVARDGVVVTAGNPAAPVTVDVYEDYLCPACKQFERIYGDEITAALNDGKVKVNYHHIAILDDRSNPPGYSTRAGNAALCAADAGIFPAFHARLYTDQPGEGAGRTVEELTAWGTELGATGDFAGCVARQENTRGIADATAAAAADPAAAPGGRFGTPTVLVNRTKIDVNDSAWLSKAAG
- a CDS encoding amidohydrolase family protein — encoded protein: MGGVDLPAPPRDDADVPRWTAELGLPGLVDVHVHFLPDRMLRKVWAYFDAAETHYGVAWPVQYKLPQHERYARLEELGVLRFAPLTYPHKPGMGEWLTGWAGEFAAEHPRAVRTATLYPEPSVTGYLGRAVDDGARVVKVHVQVGAFDPRDPLLHDAWGLLAEAEVPAVVHCGDGPIRGAHTGLGIFAEVLEAHPTLPVVLAHAGMPDFRGAVELLERFPNVVLDTTMVGTAFSERIAPLPADWPARLAEFPGRVVLGTDFPNIPYPYAEQLAAIHGWAAAEPRLGREFLRSVLYDAPARLLGVRDQLPA
- a CDS encoding MauE/DoxX family redox-associated membrane protein; translated protein: MTRTRLTDLAGTAVRIALAAVWLVSGGVKVADQIGSAVAVDAYQVLPAAAVPLVASVLPLLELALGALLLVGAGTRLAAVVSALLLVGFVAGLLQAWARGLSIDCGCFGGGGPVPPGEERYPLVLLRDLGFLALALWLSVRPRTLLAVDRIGDAPAEHDDVRHQPAEGTR
- a CDS encoding VIT1/CCC1 transporter family protein produces the protein MNDPETDAELAAHADDHQHHDVSGGWLRAATFGAMDGLVTTIALIAGVGGGGADREMIVLTGLAGVVAGAFSMALGEFASVGTQNDAVDAEAALERHELTIHPRAEQAELARRYRAMGLTAPTAEAVARELHAHPDVALRVHLSQELGVSLDDRPSPWTAAVSSFAAFAVGGIVPLVTFLLGFSSLPLGLAVGGLGLLLAGAATSRFTVRTWWGAALRQLAFGALAAGATYLVGMLIGVSVG
- a CDS encoding gluconate:H+ symporter, with product MTSLLTHPAVVLAAEQAEPVAGPGRLLVAALAGILALVLLITQFSLHPFLALTIGSLLVAGVAGMSMGDAVEAFSDGFGSTAASVGTLIALGAMFGKLLADSGGADRLVDTIVARSGPRSLPWAMAAVGALIGLPMFFEIGLVILMPVIFLVARRAQMSLVAVGIPALAGLSAMHGLVPPHPGPLAAIGILGADLGITLMLGVLVSIPVVVLSGPVFAKVAARWVNVAPPALFETKVAAGAGSGGGGGGTATDDAPEPEGATRRPGFAATLFTVLLPVVLMMGKAIGDIAFAEGHPAHTVLDFAGTPLIALLLSVLVAVFTLGIGSGMTRRTVMGSVEASLPAIAGIVLIVAAGGGFKQTLVDTGIGAMIAGWATGAGISALLLGWLVAVAIRLATGSATVATVTAAGILVPLLPTLDPAQTSLLVLAIGAGSLFFSHVNDAGFWLVKEYFGLTVGQNIKTWSIMETLISVSGLVLVLLLDLVL